In Oryza sativa Japonica Group chromosome 3, ASM3414082v1, one DNA window encodes the following:
- the LOC4332018 gene encoding methionine--tRNA ligase, chloroplastic/mitochondrial gives MAAGRAFLRAAPSSLAAGAGRFAFACPTALPLTAAAAAATGPHRRGRGRCYCSASDAPPPPPYVLTTPLYYVNAPPHMGSAYTTIAADAIARFQRLLDKRVVFITGTDEHGEKIATSAEACGRNPKDHCDTISNSYKMLWADLDIEYDKFIRTTDRKHEAVVNDFYSRVLDSGDIYRADYEGLYCVSCEEYKDEKELGENKCCPVHLKPCVPRKEDNYFFALSKYQHQLEDLLTKNPNFVRPSHRLNEVQGWVKSGLRDFSISRASVEWGIPVPNDTKQTIYVWFDALLGYISALLDDGEKASLQQAVERGWPASLHLIGKDILRFHAVYWPAMLMSAGISVPDAVFGHGFLTKDGMKMGKSLGNTLEPKDLVNRFGVDSVRYFFLREVEFGNDGDYSEERFINIVNAHLANTIGNLLNRTLGLLKKNCKSTLAFDSIAAADGISLKDNVENLVDKAKDQFENLLLSSACETLMEIGNLGNLYIDEQAPWSCFKQGGESAEKAAKDLVIILETMRIIAIALSPITPSLSLRIYTQLGFTEDQFRTLRWEDTKWGGLKAGQVMMEPKPVFARIETETDEKDQSSSKATKGGKKKARSQGLVEA, from the exons atggccgccgggcgggccttcctccgcgccgccccctcctcgctggccgccggcgccggacgcTTCGCCTTCGCGTGCCCGACGGCCCTTCCcctcactgccgccgccgcggcggcgaccgggccaCACcgtcgcggccgcggccgaTGCTACTGCTCCGCCTccgatgcgccgccgccgccgccatacgTGCTCACCACGCCGCTCTACTACGTCAACGCCCCGCCGCACATGGGGAGCGCCTacaccaccattgccgccgacgccatcgccCGCTTCCAG AGGTTGCTGGATAAGAGGGTCGTATTTATTACCGGAACAGATGAGCATGGCGAGAAAATTGCCACTTCAGCAGAGGCTTGTGGTAGAAACCCAAAGGATCATTGTGATACAATTTCCAATTCATATAAGATGCTTTGGGCTGAT CTAGACATAGAGTATGACAAGTTTATCCGCACAACTGATCGTAAGCATGAGGCAGTTGTCAATGACTTCTATTCCAGAGTGCTAGATAGTGGTGACATATATAGAGCAGATTATGAAGGACTTTACTGTGTGAGCTGTGAGGAGTACAAG GACGAAAAAGAGCTTGGGGAAAACAAATGTTGCCCAGTGCATCTAAAGCCTTGTGTACCAAGAAAGGAAGACAACTATTTCTTTGCCTTGTCAAAATACCAGCATCAACTGGAAGATCTACTGACAAAAAATCCTAATTTTGTACGGCCATCACATCGCTTGAATGAG GTCCAAGGATGGGTTAAAAGTGGATTAAGGGACTTCTCTATTTCCCGTGCATCTGTAGAGTGGGGTATTCCGGTGCCAAATGACACCAAACAGACAATATACGTGTGGTTTGATGCATTATTAGG GTACATTTCAGCATTACTAGATGATGGGGAGAAGGCAAGTTTACAACAAGCAGTTGAACGTGGTTGGCCTGCCTCCCTACACTTGATAGGAAAG GACATATTGCGGTTTCATGCAGTATATTGGCCAGCAATGTTAATGTCAGCAGGAATAAGTGTTCCTGATGCAGTTTTTGGTCATGGATTTTTGACAAAG gaTGGCATGAAGATGGGAAAATCATTAGGCAACACACTTGAACCAAAGGATCTGGTAAACAGATTTGGAGTAGACTCTGTTAGGTACTTCTTCTTGCGGGAAGTGGAATTTGGCAATGACGGGGACTATTCAGAGGAACGCTTTATCAATATAGTCAATGCGCATCTTGCCAACACCATTG GAAACCTCCTCAATCGCACACTTGGGCTGCTAAAGAAGAATTGTAAATCCACATTAGCTTTTGACTCGATTGCTGCCGCAGATGGAATTTCATTAAAGGATAATGTTGAAAACTTG GTGGACAAGGCAAAGGATCAGTTTGAAAATCTTTTGCTGTCATCAGCATGTGAAACTCTTATGGAGATTGGTAACTTAGGAAACTTGTACATTGATGAGCAAGCACCATGGTCTTGTTTCAAGCAAGGGGGTGAGAGTGCTGAAAAGGCAGCGAAG GATCTTGTTATTATTTTGGAGACTATGAGAATAATTGCAATTGCACTATCACCGATCACCCCAAGCCTTTCTTTGAGGATTTATACACAGCTTGGTTTCACAGAAGACCAATTTAGAACATTGAGATGG GAGGATACCAAATGGGGAGGTCTAAAGGCAGGTCAGGTAATGATGGAGCCAAAGCCAGTTTTTGCAAGGATAGAAACAGAGACGGACGAGAAAGATCAATCAAGTTCGAAGGCAACAAAAGGCGGGAAGAAGAAGGCAAGAAGTCAAGGACTTGTGGAAGCATGA
- the LOC4332019 gene encoding uncharacterized protein, which translates to MEDNGAQVEEVVDSGESETMEGVASIALLPSGAISGHFTRLPDSVCYGLHGTPISCERECSRGEDYRLIKLSIIDFKNKHEKVVVVECRGHDAARLQNIDHLHGWEDDIVGLVEKKHGNRKFSLSFECETLKADKAAEEHISKYMPNLKGLDAVVNIGKMSISGINLDEDDEPSCDN; encoded by the exons atggaggacAATGGGGCGCAGGTCGAAGAGGTGGTGGACTCCGGCGAGAGTGAGACGATGGAAGGCGTCGCGTCCATCGCGCTCCTGCCCTCCGGCGCCATCTCCGGCCACTTCACCCGCCTCCCTGACTCCGTCTGCTACGGCCTCCACGGCACAC CGATATCTTGTGAGAGGGAGTGCAGCCGAGGAGAAGATTACCGCCTGATAAAGCTTTCCATAATTGATTTTAAG AACAAGCACGAGAAGGTGGTTGTGGTGGAATGCAGGGGCCATGATGCTGCTCGGTTGCAAAACATTGACCATTTGCATGG TTGGGAAGATGACATTGTTGGTTTGGTTGAAAAGAAACACGGGAATCGGAAGTTTTCACTCTCCTTCGAATGTGAGACACTGAAGGCTGACAAAGCTGCAGAAGAGCACATTAGCAAGTATATGCCAAATCTAAAAGGATTGGATGCAGTCG TAAATATAGGGAAAATGAGCATCTCTGGCATCAATCTTGACGAGGACGATGAACCAAGTTGTGACAACTAA